Proteins co-encoded in one Candidatus Krumholzibacteriota bacterium genomic window:
- a CDS encoding GWxTD domain-containing protein: MTRLTVLRFAGAALACALAARPAAGQGFIERFSGETELAGRLDHDERWSYAGLRIVMNGQQRRAYLSIATRQERRDWLDRFWIDLDPTPATDRNERRTEHERRVVEARKRFPAQREPGWDRRGEIFIRYGEPDEIVETESQIGALDNRMPGEVWYFHRYGFLVSFQDEMLTGEYTCFLETSETWRYLLTPGTVGDFFRDAGEGVYMHPFSARQTLEILEGQRREDDVNYVFPALLPQHVDPGMSAAAALNPDMLDFVAGRELRRMHHETMALQGPWEMEKAEKMAQNFYAVVARKPFIHDCEFASLPLGAFFDAVSFRGGPGLTRTELLFAVPASRVLFVRSPEGWRGEVAVRLLVRDKHLVEVRRESAVVFAEATADRPEPPVWLPGSLVLTLEPGRYRFGLEACDANSDRRSDCRMNVVVPDFEGDLALSDILFASSIRETGDPVAYQRGNLQVVPHPVRTYLKPFPLVFYVEIYHLDVDGEGIAFYDVEFTVEPTAKRRWGPVLVDDGVVVSSSFRTSGYGADQVQRLEIATETLPKGVFRLGVRVTDRRTLAVARQTACFTVIE; this comes from the coding sequence TCATCGAACGCTTCTCCGGCGAGACGGAACTCGCAGGGCGTCTCGACCACGACGAACGATGGTCGTACGCCGGCCTCCGCATCGTCATGAACGGCCAGCAGCGCCGCGCCTACCTCTCGATCGCGACGCGGCAGGAACGGCGCGACTGGCTCGATCGCTTCTGGATCGACCTCGACCCGACGCCCGCCACCGACCGCAACGAACGTCGCACGGAGCACGAGCGGCGGGTCGTCGAGGCGCGGAAGCGGTTTCCCGCGCAGCGCGAGCCGGGCTGGGACCGGCGCGGGGAGATCTTTATCCGCTACGGGGAGCCGGACGAGATCGTGGAGACCGAATCGCAGATCGGCGCGCTGGACAACCGGATGCCCGGCGAGGTGTGGTATTTCCACCGGTACGGCTTCCTCGTCTCCTTCCAGGACGAGATGCTGACCGGCGAGTACACCTGCTTTCTCGAGACGAGCGAGACCTGGCGATACCTGCTGACCCCCGGCACGGTGGGGGATTTCTTCCGCGACGCGGGGGAGGGGGTCTACATGCATCCCTTCTCCGCCAGGCAGACCCTCGAGATCCTCGAGGGGCAGCGCCGGGAGGACGACGTCAATTATGTCTTCCCCGCCCTGCTCCCGCAGCACGTCGACCCGGGGATGTCGGCGGCCGCCGCCCTCAACCCGGACATGCTCGATTTCGTCGCGGGACGGGAACTCCGCAGGATGCACCATGAGACCATGGCGCTCCAGGGTCCGTGGGAGATGGAGAAGGCCGAGAAGATGGCGCAGAACTTCTACGCGGTGGTCGCCCGGAAACCCTTCATCCACGACTGCGAGTTCGCGTCCCTTCCCCTCGGCGCCTTCTTCGACGCCGTCTCCTTCCGCGGCGGCCCCGGGCTGACGCGCACCGAGCTCCTCTTCGCCGTTCCCGCGTCCCGCGTCCTCTTCGTCCGCTCGCCGGAGGGCTGGCGCGGCGAGGTGGCGGTGCGACTGCTCGTCCGCGACAAGCATCTCGTCGAGGTGAGGCGCGAGAGCGCCGTCGTCTTCGCCGAGGCGACGGCCGACCGCCCCGAGCCGCCCGTGTGGCTCCCCGGCAGCCTCGTCCTCACGCTCGAGCCGGGCCGGTACCGGTTCGGGCTCGAAGCCTGCGATGCCAACTCCGACCGCCGCTCGGACTGCAGGATGAACGTCGTCGTCCCCGATTTCGAGGGGGACCTCGCCCTGAGCGACATCCTCTTCGCCTCCTCGATCCGCGAGACCGGGGACCCGGTGGCGTACCAGCGGGGAAACCTCCAGGTCGTCCCCCACCCCGTGCGGACGTACCTCAAGCCCTTCCCCCTCGTCTTCTACGTGGAGATCTACCATCTCGACGTCGACGGCGAGGGGATCGCGTTCTACGATGTCGAATTCACCGTCGAGCCGACGGCGAAACGCCGGTGGGGACCGGTGCTCGTCGACGACGGCGTCGTCGTCTCCTCGAGCTTCCGCACCTCGGGGTACGGCGCCGACCAGGTCCAGCGGCTCGAGATCGCCACCGAGACCCTCCCGAAGGGGGTCTTCCGGCTCGGCGTGCGGGTGACCGACCGCCGCACGCTCGCCGTCGCCCGGCAAACCGCCTGCTTCACCGTCATCGAGTGA
- a CDS encoding adenosylhomocysteinase has translation MKYDARDLALAEQGRMRIEWAESQMPVLQTIHKRFEADRPLEGLRVACCLHVTTETANLMRTLKAGGAETALCASNPLSTQDDVVASLVEDYGISVFAVRGENNDSYYDHINAVLDIEPHITMDDGADLVSTLHKKRTDLIANVIGGSEETTTGVIRLRSMEQHGVLAYPMIAVNDAMTKHFFDNRYGTGQSTIDGILRSTNTLLAGAKVVIFGYGWCGRGTAWKARGMGSNVTVIEVDPVKALEAVMDGFNVTDSMEAAAYGDIFVTLTGDISVIRKEHFELMKDGAIVANSGHFNVEIDIPDLEAMARSKTRIRHELDQYILPDGRRINLLGEGRLINLAAAEGHPASVMDMSFANQSLACEFLKENEGELEKRVYPVPVEIDREIARIKLESMGCSVEKLTEKQKKYLASWEHGT, from the coding sequence ATGAAGTACGACGCCAGGGACCTGGCTCTCGCCGAGCAGGGAAGGATGCGCATAGAATGGGCCGAATCGCAGATGCCGGTCCTCCAGACGATCCACAAGCGGTTCGAGGCCGATCGTCCGCTCGAGGGGCTCCGCGTCGCCTGCTGCCTGCACGTGACCACCGAGACGGCGAATCTCATGCGGACGCTCAAGGCGGGCGGCGCCGAGACGGCGCTCTGCGCCTCGAATCCGCTGAGCACGCAGGATGACGTCGTGGCCTCGCTCGTCGAGGACTACGGGATCTCCGTCTTCGCCGTGCGCGGCGAAAACAACGATTCCTACTACGACCACATCAACGCGGTGCTCGACATCGAGCCGCACATCACGATGGACGACGGCGCCGACCTGGTGAGCACCCTCCACAAGAAGCGCACCGACCTGATCGCGAACGTGATCGGCGGGAGCGAGGAGACGACGACGGGCGTCATCAGGCTCCGCTCGATGGAGCAGCACGGCGTGCTCGCCTACCCGATGATCGCGGTGAACGACGCGATGACGAAGCACTTCTTCGACAACCGGTACGGCACGGGGCAGAGCACGATCGACGGCATCCTCCGCTCGACGAACACGCTCCTCGCCGGGGCGAAGGTCGTGATCTTCGGCTACGGCTGGTGCGGCCGCGGGACGGCGTGGAAGGCGCGCGGGATGGGATCCAACGTCACCGTCATCGAGGTCGATCCGGTGAAGGCCCTCGAGGCGGTCATGGACGGTTTCAACGTGACCGATTCGATGGAGGCCGCCGCGTACGGCGACATCTTCGTCACTCTCACCGGCGACATCTCGGTGATACGCAAGGAACACTTCGAGCTGATGAAGGACGGCGCGATCGTCGCCAACTCCGGCCACTTCAACGTCGAGATCGACATCCCCGACCTCGAGGCGATGGCGAGGAGCAAGACGCGCATCCGCCACGAGCTCGACCAGTACATCCTGCCCGACGGGAGGCGCATCAACCTCCTCGGGGAGGGGCGCCTGATCAACCTCGCCGCGGCCGAGGGCCACCCCGCCTCGGTGATGGACATGAGCTTCGCCAACCAGTCGCTCGCCTGCGAGTTCCTCAAGGAGAACGAGGGCGAGCTGGAGAAGCGGGTCTACCCGGTGCCGGTCGAGATCGACCGGGAGATCGCGCGGATCAAGCTCGAGTCGATGGGTTGCAGCGTCGAGAAGCTCACCGAGAAGCAGAAGAAGTATCTCGCCTCCTGGGAGCACGGGACCTGA